The Acidobacteriota bacterium genome has a segment encoding these proteins:
- a CDS encoding SMP-30/gluconolactonase/LRE family protein, which yields MRSVGLKARISGVALFCLAAAGAWATQVPVIDSFDATATVVAPGEMISLILQAHDPDCPSECTSGCGLYIRADLTSWTADGGSYSNVQNGVSKSPYTASADWTAPLAEGQYTLTVQIADSGGMMCGGREYASQSLVVSVTTAEPPVITSLTATPGVVDSGGTALIDCVATDPKGSPLTYDWSTTAGSVTSSSPSDPTATYTAPALGNQQAVITCTVTNAGWASDSATVTVDSVYWEAVASFGSVAVSPTRIAVAASGEFAVSDPPTRSVKWFSATGDLEGYLSGVEKPLGVAALPGGGWAVGDAGSGKVSVYDAGGTWLFDLGAGDGEFATPADVAVGVGGDFYVVDKARDVVRVYDAGGAYLRSIGQSGRGDGELAFPVAVALSPDASQLYVSDFGNDRVAVFQSGGTWVANWRGSDIDVDAFGGMWMDGDGNLFVTDVFQGRVQVLDSSGTLQASISEFGTEDGKLQLPLDCEGDAFHRLFVACANKGSVEVFQIGGRAVAPGPASGVTAQDVPGDNGGQINVQWALSPDDGAGRGTVLGYEVLRQNPGDGFFSERATVAAGTTQYADSTTDGLLYTYKIRAFSMAHAADSNEAQGTSVNDLPPATPLGVSALADNAGNVTVSWAANADPDLAGYFVAYGTASGSYGAEVAAGLATSYTFSGLPEGITHYFAVQAEDTAANRSPYSAEVSAVPQRIPSAPAGVTGADTCLGGQLLLWWAPNPPAETVESYLVNVVNSGTGQVTVRVVVEPFLRVGGLEDGVLHTVLVAAINDIGTMGPFSAGFPLVPSDTAEALPAMGEYGNIPSDPYPHSDSMGYTFQKRSDDVVLAYEITEVSQDEVELFINDVSLGFVAEHASATWSATRTVSIPLSALQEGVNSVLFNNDLNPLGNEVWGVRGVYVVPHAPSQVQALADNSVVFLSWDYVSEDALLGYRVYRWDSVLGQFARLFDVPIDKTTYVDTGLTNGETYLYEVRTVIAGDIESAGVQVSATPTWQSPMAGVYDVYVTKVGDDLLVEWTEITASKNAGSPPKAVTSYLLEWDTTPQFPGGWSVLVSGNSEIITGGALSPPDNLFIRVTGQ from the coding sequence ATGCGGAGCGTTGGATTGAAGGCAAGAATTAGCGGCGTTGCTCTTTTCTGCCTAGCCGCTGCCGGCGCGTGGGCCACCCAGGTCCCCGTGATTGATTCGTTCGACGCAACGGCCACCGTGGTGGCGCCGGGGGAGATGATTTCCCTTATCCTTCAAGCCCACGACCCGGACTGCCCCTCCGAGTGCACCTCCGGCTGCGGGCTGTACATCCGCGCCGACCTCACGAGCTGGACCGCTGACGGCGGGAGCTATTCCAACGTGCAAAACGGGGTGAGCAAGAGTCCCTACACGGCCTCGGCGGATTGGACGGCGCCCCTCGCGGAAGGCCAGTACACGCTGACCGTCCAAATTGCGGACAGCGGCGGAATGATGTGCGGCGGCCGCGAGTATGCCTCGCAAAGCCTCGTCGTTTCCGTCACGACCGCGGAGCCGCCCGTCATCACGTCGCTCACCGCGACGCCGGGCGTCGTGGACAGCGGCGGGACCGCTCTCATTGATTGCGTTGCCACCGACCCCAAGGGAAGCCCGTTGACGTATGACTGGAGCACCACGGCGGGCAGTGTGACGAGCTCTTCGCCCTCCGATCCCACGGCGACCTATACGGCCCCCGCACTTGGGAACCAGCAGGCCGTCATCACCTGCACCGTGACGAACGCCGGCTGGGCTTCCGATTCGGCCACGGTCACGGTGGATTCCGTTTACTGGGAAGCGGTGGCATCGTTCGGGTCGGTCGCCGTCTCGCCCACGCGCATCGCGGTGGCCGCGAGCGGTGAATTCGCCGTCTCGGACCCTCCAACACGAAGCGTGAAGTGGTTCAGCGCGACGGGAGACCTTGAAGGCTATCTGAGCGGTGTGGAGAAACCGCTCGGCGTCGCCGCGCTGCCGGGCGGTGGATGGGCGGTGGGCGATGCCGGCTCGGGAAAAGTATCGGTTTACGACGCGGGCGGGACGTGGCTTTTCGACCTCGGTGCGGGTGATGGAGAATTCGCCACCCCTGCGGACGTCGCCGTCGGGGTCGGTGGTGACTTTTACGTGGTGGATAAGGCGCGCGATGTCGTGCGCGTCTACGACGCCGGCGGCGCGTACCTCCGGAGCATAGGACAGAGCGGGCGGGGGGACGGAGAGCTGGCGTTTCCGGTGGCGGTCGCCCTCTCCCCGGACGCCTCGCAGCTCTACGTGTCGGATTTCGGGAACGACCGCGTCGCCGTCTTCCAGAGCGGCGGCACCTGGGTGGCCAATTGGAGAGGAAGCGACATCGACGTGGACGCCTTCGGCGGCATGTGGATGGACGGCGACGGCAACCTCTTCGTGACCGATGTGTTTCAGGGCCGCGTCCAGGTGCTCGATTCAAGCGGCACGCTTCAGGCCTCGATCTCCGAATTCGGAACGGAAGACGGAAAGCTCCAACTGCCGCTTGACTGCGAGGGCGATGCCTTCCATCGCCTCTTCGTCGCCTGCGCCAACAAGGGCAGCGTGGAGGTGTTTCAAATCGGCGGCCGGGCTGTGGCGCCCGGGCCCGCAAGCGGCGTCACGGCCCAGGACGTCCCCGGCGACAACGGCGGGCAAATTAACGTCCAGTGGGCCCTCTCGCCGGACGACGGCGCCGGCCGCGGCACGGTTCTGGGCTACGAAGTGCTCCGCCAGAACCCCGGCGACGGATTCTTCTCGGAGCGCGCGACGGTCGCCGCCGGCACGACCCAGTACGCGGACTCCACCACGGACGGCCTCCTTTATACCTACAAGATTCGCGCGTTCTCCATGGCGCACGCGGCCGATTCGAACGAGGCGCAGGGAACGTCGGTGAACGACCTGCCGCCCGCGACGCCGCTGGGCGTGAGCGCGCTGGCGGACAACGCGGGCAACGTGACGGTTTCCTGGGCCGCCAACGCCGATCCGGACTTGGCGGGATATTTCGTGGCTTACGGGACGGCGTCCGGCAGCTACGGCGCGGAAGTCGCCGCGGGCCTTGCAACCTCTTACACGTTCTCGGGTCTCCCCGAGGGCATCACGCACTACTTCGCCGTGCAGGCGGAGGACACGGCGGCCAACCGGAGTCCTTACAGCGCCGAGGTTTCCGCCGTCCCGCAGCGGATACCCTCCGCCCCCGCGGGGGTCACGGGAGCGGACACCTGTCTGGGCGGCCAGCTTCTCCTGTGGTGGGCGCCCAATCCGCCGGCGGAGACCGTGGAGAGCTACTTGGTGAACGTCGTGAATTCGGGGACGGGCCAGGTGACGGTCCGAGTGGTTGTGGAGCCCTTCTTGCGCGTCGGCGGGCTTGAAGACGGCGTGCTGCACACCGTGTTGGTGGCGGCCATTAACGACATCGGAACCATGGGGCCGTTTTCCGCGGGATTCCCCCTGGTTCCGAGCGATACGGCCGAGGCGCTTCCCGCCATGGGAGAATACGGAAACATTCCTTCCGACCCCTATCCGCACAGCGATTCCATGGGATACACCTTCCAGAAGCGTTCCGACGACGTGGTTCTCGCGTACGAGATAACCGAGGTTTCCCAGGACGAGGTGGAGCTCTTCATCAACGACGTTTCGCTGGGCTTCGTGGCCGAGCATGCCTCGGCGACGTGGTCGGCGACCCGGACGGTGAGCATCCCCCTGAGCGCGCTGCAAGAGGGCGTCAACAGCGTTCTGTTCAACAACGACCTCAATCCTCTCGGCAACGAGGTTTGGGGCGTGCGGGGGGTCTACGTCGTGCCCCATGCGCCCTCGCAGGTGCAGGCCCTGGCCGACAACTCCGTCGTGTTCTTGAGCTGGGATTACGTTAGCGAGGACGCCCTGCTCGGCTACCGCGTCTATCGCTGGGATTCCGTCCTCGGGCAATTCGCGAGGCTTTTCGACGTGCCCATCGACAAGACGACGTACGTGGACACCGGGCTCACGAACGGCGAGACCTATCTGTACGAGGTCCGCACCGTCATCGCGGGCGACATAGAAAGCGCGGGCGTCCAGGTTTCGGCCACGCCCACCTGGCAGAGCCCGATGGCCGGCGTCTACGACGTATACGTGACGAAGGTGGGCGACGACCTGCTCGTGGAGTGGACGGAGATCACCGCTTCGAAGAACGCCGGCTCGCCGCCCAAGGCGGTCACGAGCTACCTCTTGGAGTGGGATACGACGCCCCAGTTCCCGGGCGGCTGGTCCGTCTTGGTTTCGGGGAATTCGGAAATCATTACGGGCGGTGCGTTGTCGCCGCCGGACAACCTATTCATTCGGGTGACGGGGCAATGA
- a CDS encoding tetratricopeptide repeat protein, which produces MHKLLKVLLGIILVFILLGGGYFLYRRSARPSPPRMILLGFDGLDNLLLDRLIAEGKLPNFQTLREEGAWGDLRTIQPMLSPIVWTSVTTGRHPETHWIFHFFEEDEKGKMRPASSLGRRAPAFWNIAPHYGVRCGAVGWYSSWPAELVENSFLITNQISTYPVDNPPEEPMGLTYPPELELELMERFAPPKQSDEALSVFLNPPFDDLSEESRAAVRHFYTHLAVVNFQRAATPYLVERFRPELLGVYFKFPDALSHLFADYSPPPLPGLPEEDIRAFGEAVDRCYVFLDGIVGEFMAMMGEHTTLVICSDHGFRGGDRRPLVSAKAKENPVAWHRLDGVVMLYGGGVKRGHRISEASIYDIAPTALYLSGIPLSKELKGGVIWEALDVSDRENAPTVADYADVPREKVTTEVQTDIDAMREELQALGYIGGGEGDEGGDPRGKERTLWRINRGTILFHDEEWDKALAVFRGVLKLDPSSATAHQFMGMIERKQGDLAAAKEYLAEALELKPDNVTACLEIAEIHETQKEDAEALAVLQSGVDAVPHTSKLRYRLAMAHARLGRLDEAVQELEAGVSYAEDDEEASSFYNMLGVFHGGRGRHGKAEAALLEALRLYPGYYKYHANLGILYRRMEDFEKALEQFREAEQASPDNVAVLNELGRTALEAGKISEAAAYFERSLAKAPQQPEIRALLSQTAP; this is translated from the coding sequence ATGCATAAACTCCTCAAGGTGCTCCTGGGCATCATCCTGGTTTTCATCCTCTTAGGAGGAGGGTATTTCCTATACCGTCGAAGCGCCCGTCCTTCCCCTCCCCGCATGATCCTGCTCGGGTTTGACGGTCTCGACAATCTGTTGCTCGACCGTTTGATTGCCGAGGGGAAGCTCCCCAATTTTCAAACGCTCCGCGAGGAGGGTGCATGGGGAGACCTGCGAACGATTCAGCCCATGCTTTCACCCATCGTGTGGACGAGCGTCACCACGGGGCGCCACCCCGAGACTCATTGGATTTTCCATTTCTTCGAGGAGGACGAGAAGGGGAAAATGCGTCCCGCCTCGTCGCTCGGGCGGCGCGCGCCGGCCTTCTGGAACATTGCCCCGCACTACGGCGTCCGGTGCGGCGCCGTAGGCTGGTACTCCTCATGGCCGGCCGAACTGGTTGAAAACAGTTTTCTCATTACGAACCAGATCAGCACGTACCCCGTCGACAATCCGCCCGAGGAGCCCATGGGCCTCACGTACCCGCCGGAGCTGGAGCTGGAGCTGATGGAGCGCTTCGCCCCGCCCAAACAATCCGACGAGGCGTTGTCGGTTTTTCTGAATCCGCCCTTCGACGACCTTTCCGAGGAAAGCCGGGCCGCCGTGCGGCATTTCTATACGCATCTTGCCGTGGTGAACTTTCAACGCGCCGCCACGCCCTACCTGGTGGAAAGGTTTCGTCCGGAGCTCCTCGGCGTGTACTTCAAATTTCCCGACGCCCTCTCCCACCTCTTCGCGGACTATTCGCCGCCGCCGCTTCCCGGCCTCCCCGAGGAGGACATCCGGGCGTTCGGCGAAGCCGTGGATCGGTGCTACGTCTTTCTCGACGGCATCGTCGGGGAGTTTATGGCGATGATGGGGGAGCACACGACGCTGGTCATCTGCTCTGACCACGGCTTTCGCGGCGGCGACCGCAGGCCTCTCGTCTCGGCCAAGGCCAAGGAGAATCCCGTCGCGTGGCACCGCCTCGACGGAGTGGTCATGCTCTACGGAGGCGGCGTCAAACGAGGGCACCGCATCTCAGAGGCCTCCATCTACGACATCGCGCCCACGGCGCTCTATCTGTCAGGCATCCCTCTTTCCAAAGAGCTCAAAGGCGGCGTGATTTGGGAGGCCCTGGACGTTTCCGATCGGGAAAACGCCCCAACCGTGGCTGACTATGCGGACGTTCCCAGGGAGAAGGTCACCACGGAGGTGCAAACGGACATCGACGCCATGCGCGAGGAGCTCCAGGCTCTCGGATACATCGGCGGCGGGGAAGGAGACGAGGGCGGTGATCCGAGGGGCAAGGAACGCACCCTATGGAGGATTAATCGCGGGACGATCCTGTTTCATGACGAGGAATGGGACAAGGCCCTGGCCGTTTTCCGGGGGGTGCTGAAGCTGGATCCCTCCTCGGCAACGGCCCACCAGTTCATGGGAATGATAGAACGCAAGCAGGGCGATCTCGCCGCGGCCAAGGAGTATCTCGCGGAGGCGCTTGAACTGAAGCCGGACAACGTGACGGCCTGCCTGGAGATCGCAGAAATCCATGAGACGCAAAAAGAGGATGCGGAAGCTCTCGCCGTGCTCCAAAGTGGCGTCGACGCCGTTCCGCACACCTCCAAATTGCGCTACCGTCTCGCCATGGCCCATGCGCGTTTGGGACGACTCGACGAGGCCGTGCAAGAGCTCGAGGCGGGTGTTTCCTACGCCGAGGACGATGAGGAAGCGTCCTCGTTCTACAACATGCTGGGCGTCTTCCACGGCGGGCGCGGGCGCCACGGGAAGGCCGAGGCGGCTTTGTTGGAGGCCCTTCGCCTCTACCCCGGCTACTACAAGTACCATGCGAACCTGGGCATCCTCTACCGGAGGATGGAGGATTTCGAGAAGGCGCTCGAGCAATTCCGGGAAGCCGAACAAGCGTCCCCGGACAACGTCGCGGTGCTGAACGAGCTGGGAAGGACGGCCCTCGAGGCCGGAAAAATATCCGAGGCCGCGGCGTATTTCGAGCGCTCCCTGGCCAAGGCGCCGCAGCAGCCGGAGATTCGAGCGCTCCTTTCCCAAACCGCGCCGTAG
- a CDS encoding 2-isopropylmalate synthase, whose translation MKMPEVMDTTLRDGEQMDNVSFSPSEKLNIAKKLIEMGIGRIEVASARAVKEDEEALGKICAWAKENDRLDSIEVLGFVDKTESVDWINKSGGKVINLLAKGSENHCSKQLGKTLDEHLSDIGQTVEYAAGKGMQVNVYLEDWSNGMMHSEDHVFRMVKGLEAMKVRRVMLPDTLGILSPWTTEKYVKEMLARFPETHFDFHAHNDYDLGSANALSALKAGVHGIHVTANTLGERAGNCSLYAVVAGAKDYLNLDLKVEEEGFYELKRMVETASGIRMQPTAPIVGENVHRQTSGVHADGDRKARLYMNKLSAERFGKSTTTAYPLGKQSGESSIRMNLEQIGLELDDEALKKVTNRVRELGGVGKTVMPEDLYFIAKDIFEQPKQMPFRFLNAKSDISMTGARIGYVKILLNGEELEATGTGAGGYDAIMNALRSVMAQKNVQLPELTDYQPRIPQGGKTSALVETVIEWKHDDRYFSTIGVDSDQTISAVRATEKMVNIILMKYK comes from the coding sequence ATGAAAATGCCTGAAGTTATGGATACAACCTTGAGAGACGGGGAGCAGATGGATAACGTTTCTTTCTCACCCAGTGAAAAACTCAATATCGCGAAGAAATTAATCGAGATGGGAATTGGCAGAATTGAGGTTGCAAGCGCAAGGGCCGTGAAAGAGGACGAGGAAGCGCTTGGAAAGATATGCGCCTGGGCGAAAGAGAACGATAGATTGGACTCCATCGAAGTCTTGGGTTTCGTGGACAAGACGGAAAGCGTCGACTGGATTAACAAGAGCGGCGGGAAAGTCATCAACCTCTTGGCGAAAGGTTCCGAGAATCATTGCTCCAAACAGCTCGGGAAAACCCTCGATGAGCACTTAAGCGATATAGGCCAAACCGTGGAATATGCGGCGGGCAAGGGGATGCAGGTCAATGTCTATTTGGAAGACTGGTCGAATGGAATGATGCACTCGGAAGATCATGTTTTCCGGATGGTTAAAGGCCTGGAAGCAATGAAGGTAAGAAGAGTGATGCTCCCTGATACTCTGGGAATTCTAAGCCCCTGGACAACTGAAAAATATGTAAAAGAAATGCTTGCGAGGTTTCCGGAAACGCATTTTGATTTTCACGCCCACAATGACTACGATTTGGGCTCAGCCAATGCTTTATCAGCGTTGAAAGCAGGAGTGCATGGCATTCACGTCACGGCAAACACATTAGGAGAAAGAGCGGGCAACTGCTCACTGTATGCAGTGGTTGCGGGAGCTAAAGATTATCTGAATCTGGACCTCAAAGTAGAAGAAGAAGGTTTTTATGAACTCAAAAGAATGGTTGAAACAGCTTCGGGAATTCGGATGCAGCCGACGGCTCCGATTGTAGGGGAGAATGTGCATAGGCAGACGTCGGGGGTTCATGCGGACGGGGACAGAAAAGCGCGCCTATACATGAATAAATTGAGTGCCGAAAGGTTCGGGAAGTCAACTACAACAGCATATCCTCTGGGAAAACAGTCTGGAGAATCCTCTATTCGGATGAATCTGGAGCAGATAGGCCTTGAACTTGATGATGAAGCCTTGAAGAAAGTTACAAACAGAGTGAGGGAATTAGGGGGAGTCGGCAAGACAGTAATGCCGGAAGACCTGTATTTTATTGCCAAGGACATATTTGAGCAGCCAAAGCAGATGCCTTTCAGATTCTTGAACGCGAAATCTGATATTAGTATGACCGGGGCAAGAATAGGGTATGTCAAAATATTGCTCAATGGCGAGGAATTGGAAGCAACAGGCACGGGAGCAGGCGGCTATGATGCTATCATGAATGCATTGAGATCGGTGATGGCCCAAAAAAACGTTCAGCTTCCGGAGCTGACGGACTATCAGCCGAGAATCCCTCAGGGAGGAAAGACGAGCGCTTTGGTAGAGACTGTAATAGAATGGAAACACGATGACAGATATTTCAGCACCATTGGAGTGGATTCCGACCAGACGATATCCGCGGTAAGGGCAACGGAGAAAATGGTGAACATCATACTCATGAAATATAAATAA
- a CDS encoding 4Fe-4S binding protein, translating to MKANEEEKNTAAGKPSGLVDVDAFMEQVLAAYADGTASAALPADEYAARGLIPAGTATLRDFSHIAPEIPEFIREKCTGCMDCVTECPDTAILAKVVPESRLEPELSKVSEGEHRDFLRNQFAETVKYHGMPKKKGKEPGQFGLFVDPTKCKGCAECVTVCGDKAALKMVAKTKPMMDERAKAFEFFGSLPDTPVEYIHEKVLADMMLAGRSLLYTGGGGSCMGCGEATAIRMMLAATGYVYGPDSAGIVAATGCNTVYGSTYPYNPFMVPWTNSLFENIATVAMGVRGRWNQTGREKKRLWAIGGDGALLDIGFQALSRMLMSGMDINVLVLDTQVYSNTGGQTSTASFMSQEAKMSYFGKAQPGKTERRKEIGLLSLMHHPDVFVAQTTPAHVNHFYRAVMAANEYTGPSVVNVYTPCPPEHGIGDDASVAQARLAVNTHAFPLLIHDPRQGERLSDRLDLKGNPALKDDWYVNPKTKEPADFISFARTEGRFAKHFNAKGEPSETLLKAQEERLANWRLLQELAGLR from the coding sequence ATGAAAGCGAACGAGGAAGAGAAGAACACGGCGGCGGGAAAACCGAGCGGGCTGGTTGACGTCGACGCGTTCATGGAGCAGGTGCTTGCGGCCTACGCCGACGGAACCGCAAGCGCCGCGCTGCCCGCCGACGAGTACGCCGCGCGGGGCCTCATTCCCGCGGGGACCGCGACGCTCCGGGATTTTTCCCACATTGCTCCCGAGATACCGGAATTCATACGTGAGAAATGCACCGGCTGCATGGATTGCGTCACGGAATGTCCCGACACCGCCATCCTGGCCAAGGTGGTTCCGGAGTCCAGGCTTGAGCCCGAGCTCTCGAAAGTCTCGGAGGGGGAGCATCGGGACTTTTTGAGAAACCAGTTCGCCGAGACGGTGAAGTACCACGGCATGCCCAAGAAGAAGGGGAAGGAACCGGGCCAGTTTGGCCTCTTCGTCGACCCCACGAAGTGCAAGGGCTGCGCGGAGTGCGTGACCGTCTGCGGCGACAAGGCCGCGCTCAAGATGGTCGCGAAGACGAAGCCCATGATGGACGAGCGGGCGAAGGCCTTCGAGTTTTTCGGCTCGCTTCCCGACACCCCGGTCGAGTACATCCACGAAAAGGTCCTGGCCGACATGATGCTCGCCGGCCGCTCGCTCCTCTACACCGGAGGAGGGGGTTCGTGCATGGGTTGCGGTGAGGCCACGGCGATCCGCATGATGCTCGCGGCGACGGGATACGTTTACGGCCCCGACAGCGCGGGGATCGTCGCCGCCACGGGCTGCAACACAGTGTACGGCTCCACTTATCCCTACAACCCCTTCATGGTCCCGTGGACGAACTCGCTGTTCGAGAACATCGCCACGGTCGCGATGGGCGTGCGCGGGCGATGGAACCAGACGGGCCGGGAGAAGAAGCGCCTCTGGGCGATCGGCGGCGACGGCGCCTTGCTCGACATCGGCTTTCAGGCCCTTTCCCGGATGCTCATGAGCGGGATGGACATCAACGTGCTGGTCCTCGACACACAGGTCTACTCGAACACCGGGGGGCAGACCTCCACCGCGTCGTTCATGAGCCAGGAGGCGAAGATGTCCTATTTCGGGAAGGCGCAGCCGGGCAAGACCGAGCGCCGCAAGGAAATCGGCCTCCTGTCCCTCATGCACCATCCAGACGTGTTCGTGGCGCAGACGACGCCGGCGCATGTCAACCACTTTTACCGCGCCGTGATGGCCGCGAACGAATACACGGGCCCCTCCGTGGTCAACGTCTACACGCCCTGCCCGCCCGAGCACGGCATCGGCGACGACGCGTCCGTCGCGCAGGCGCGCCTCGCCGTGAACACTCACGCGTTCCCCCTTTTGATACACGACCCGCGCCAGGGAGAGCGCCTGAGCGACCGCCTCGACCTCAAGGGCAACCCCGCCCTGAAGGACGACTGGTACGTCAACCCCAAGACCAAGGAGCCCGCTGACTTCATCTCTTTTGCCCGCACCGAAGGGCGCTTTGCCAAGCACTTCAACGCGAAGGGGGAGCCCTCCGAAACGCTCCTCAAGGCGCAGGAGGAGCGCCTCGCCAACTGGCGTCTGCTCCAGGAGTTGGCCGGGCTTCGGTAA
- a CDS encoding 2-oxoacid:acceptor oxidoreductase family protein, whose product MVKQNPPQSPAPYPGVLTPVDGSEAVVWVETHITQGGCAYPITPSTPMGEGYQRAVANGKRNLWGEELFFCELESEHSSASACEGFALAGGRVTNFTSGQGLILMKEVLYTIAGKRLPAVFHIGARALTSQALNIHAGHDDVCGVADCGWGMLFGRNAQETADLALIARRAAEESQTPFLNIQDGFLTTHTVESVFLPEPEMMKEFVGPSSGRIPDLFDPSNPLMSGSVQNQDAYMKGKVAQRFYYDHLTKCVRDAMAEFERLTGRGYGLVEPYRLEDAEVAIVGMGTMLETAKATVDWLRSARGVPVGCLHVTAFRPFPGPEIVHALKHLKAFAVVERMDNPPAQSNPLTAEIKAAFADALTGAEGYEAVGTVPAIFSGVAGLGSRDVRPGDFVATVERMTGDTGGRRFFVLGVGHPEALPRAEDPDVRSKGAFSMRGHSVGGYGSVTTNKVIATLLADVFGLHVQAYPKYGSEKKGLPTTFFLTAAEEHIGLHCELEHVEFVAVLDTNAIGVRDTLHGLAEGGTLFVPSQHTEPGAVWDSLPEHMQRTLRERSIRLIALDATRIAKEEAPTPDLQVRMQGIALLGVFLYASPFRERKGLSQEALLEAVERALRKYFGRRGEATVQANLRAVERGFKEALEVPCGGGETARQAARV is encoded by the coding sequence GTGGTTAAACAGAATCCTCCTCAGAGCCCAGCCCCGTATCCCGGTGTGCTCACACCCGTGGACGGCTCCGAAGCCGTCGTCTGGGTGGAGACGCACATCACGCAGGGCGGCTGCGCCTATCCGATCACTCCCTCCACGCCCATGGGTGAGGGCTACCAGCGCGCAGTAGCGAACGGAAAGCGGAACCTGTGGGGAGAGGAGCTGTTCTTTTGCGAGCTCGAATCGGAGCACTCTTCCGCCTCCGCGTGCGAGGGTTTCGCCCTCGCAGGCGGGCGCGTCACGAACTTCACGTCCGGGCAGGGCCTCATTCTGATGAAGGAGGTTCTCTACACCATCGCGGGCAAGCGGCTGCCCGCGGTTTTCCACATCGGGGCGCGCGCCCTCACGTCGCAGGCGCTGAATATCCATGCCGGCCACGACGACGTCTGCGGCGTGGCTGACTGCGGCTGGGGCATGCTTTTTGGGCGCAACGCCCAGGAGACGGCCGACCTGGCCCTTATCGCGCGGCGCGCGGCGGAGGAATCGCAGACCCCGTTCCTGAACATTCAGGACGGCTTCCTGACCACGCACACCGTTGAGAGCGTGTTCCTGCCCGAGCCCGAGATGATGAAAGAGTTCGTCGGCCCTTCGTCCGGGCGCATCCCCGATCTTTTCGATCCGTCGAACCCCCTCATGTCCGGCTCCGTCCAGAATCAGGACGCCTACATGAAGGGCAAGGTGGCGCAGCGCTTCTACTACGACCATCTCACGAAATGCGTCCGGGACGCCATGGCGGAGTTCGAGCGCTTGACGGGGCGCGGCTACGGACTGGTCGAGCCGTACCGGCTCGAGGACGCCGAGGTTGCGATCGTGGGCATGGGCACGATGCTCGAGACTGCCAAGGCGACCGTCGATTGGCTTCGCAGCGCCCGCGGCGTTCCCGTCGGGTGCCTGCACGTGACCGCGTTTCGCCCGTTCCCCGGGCCGGAGATCGTCCACGCCCTCAAGCATCTCAAGGCGTTCGCCGTGGTCGAGCGGATGGACAACCCGCCGGCGCAGAGCAATCCTCTGACGGCCGAGATAAAGGCGGCGTTCGCGGACGCGCTCACCGGCGCGGAGGGTTACGAGGCCGTCGGAACCGTTCCGGCCATTTTTTCGGGCGTCGCGGGACTGGGGAGCCGCGACGTGCGGCCCGGCGACTTTGTCGCTACCGTCGAGCGCATGACGGGTGACACCGGCGGGCGGCGGTTCTTCGTGCTGGGGGTCGGCCATCCTGAGGCGCTTCCCCGGGCGGAGGATCCCGACGTTCGCTCGAAGGGGGCGTTCTCCATGCGTGGCCACTCCGTGGGCGGCTACGGCTCCGTCACCACGAACAAGGTGATCGCCACGCTTCTTGCGGACGTTTTCGGCCTGCACGTGCAGGCCTACCCGAAGTACGGCTCCGAGAAGAAGGGGCTTCCTACCACGTTCTTTCTCACCGCGGCGGAGGAGCACATCGGCCTGCACTGCGAGCTTGAGCACGTCGAGTTCGTCGCGGTGCTCGACACGAACGCCATCGGGGTAAGAGATACCCTTCATGGCCTGGCGGAGGGGGGAACCCTCTTCGTGCCGTCGCAGCATACGGAGCCGGGCGCGGTGTGGGACAGCCTGCCGGAGCACATGCAGCGCACGCTGCGGGAGCGGTCGATCCGCCTCATCGCCCTCGACGCCACGCGCATCGCGAAGGAGGAGGCACCCACCCCCGACTTGCAGGTGCGGATGCAGGGCATCGCCCTCCTCGGCGTGTTCCTGTACGCGTCGCCGTTTCGGGAGCGAAAGGGGCTCAGCCAGGAAGCGCTTCTCGAAGCCGTCGAGCGCGCCCTGCGAAAGTATTTCGGCCGGCGCGGTGAGGCCACCGTGCAGGCCAACCTGCGCGCCGTGGAGCGCGGCTTCAAAGAAGCGCTCGAGGTGCCGTGCGGGGGCGGGGAGACCGCCAGGCAGGCAGCGCGCGTATAG